A genomic window from Candidatus Denitrolinea symbiosum includes:
- a CDS encoding dTDP-4-amino-4,6-dideoxygalactose transaminase: MNIPFNRAVIAGREMEYIAQAITAGHISGDGTFTKKTHALLEGALGVPKALLTTSCTHALEMMAILLDIQPGDEVIIPDFTFVSTVNAFVLRGARPVFLDVRPDTLNLDESLLEAAITSRTRAIVVVHYAGVGCEMDSILKIANRHGIPVVEDNAHGLFGKYKGKFLGTFGAMASQSFHETKNFTCGEGGALLINDPRFIERAEIIREKGTNRSRFFRGQVDKYTWVDIGSSYLPSEILAAFLYGQLEQREKIQSHRRRVWETYHSGLEGWAASHDVRLPVIPEHCEQAYHMYYMLLPSLDARQKLIQHLKENGILSVFHYLPLHLSDMGQKFGGKPGDCHVTEEISDQLVRLPFYNDLTLEEQQKAIDAILGFSFSK; encoded by the coding sequence ATGAATATCCCCTTCAATCGCGCCGTTATTGCTGGCAGGGAAATGGAATATATTGCCCAGGCGATTACCGCCGGGCATATCTCCGGCGATGGGACGTTTACCAAAAAGACGCATGCCCTGTTGGAGGGCGCGTTGGGCGTCCCGAAAGCGCTGCTTACCACCAGTTGCACGCACGCGCTCGAGATGATGGCGATCCTGCTGGATATCCAACCCGGGGATGAAGTCATCATCCCAGACTTTACCTTCGTCTCGACCGTCAACGCGTTTGTCCTGCGCGGCGCCCGCCCGGTCTTTCTCGACGTTCGGCCGGATACGCTCAACCTGGACGAATCCCTGCTCGAGGCCGCCATCACGTCCCGCACCCGGGCTATTGTGGTCGTCCACTACGCGGGCGTGGGCTGCGAGATGGATTCCATCCTGAAGATCGCCAACCGTCATGGGATTCCGGTGGTTGAAGATAACGCCCACGGCTTGTTTGGGAAGTACAAAGGGAAATTCCTCGGGACCTTCGGGGCCATGGCCTCCCAAAGTTTCCATGAGACGAAGAACTTCACCTGCGGCGAGGGCGGCGCGCTTCTTATCAACGATCCACGCTTTATCGAGCGCGCGGAGATTATCCGAGAAAAAGGCACGAACCGTTCCCGCTTCTTCCGCGGCCAGGTGGACAAATATACCTGGGTGGACATCGGCTCCTCCTATCTCCCATCTGAGATCCTCGCGGCCTTTTTGTATGGGCAATTGGAACAGCGCGAAAAGATCCAATCTCATCGCCGACGCGTATGGGAGACCTATCACTCCGGACTGGAGGGATGGGCTGCCAGCCATGACGTGCGTCTGCCGGTTATTCCCGAACATTGCGAACAAGCCTATCACATGTACTATATGCTTTTACCCAGCCTGGATGCGCGCCAAAAACTCATCCAACATTTAAAAGAGAATGGTATTTTAAGTGTATTCCACTATCTGCCGCTCCACCTTTCTGATATGGGACAAAAATTCGGGGGTAAGCCGGGAGATTGTCACGTCACCGAAGAGATCAGCGACCAGCTGGTGCGTTTGCCGTTTTACAATGACCTTACCCTGGAAGAACAACAAAAGGCAATTGACGCGATCCTGGGCTTTTCCTTTTCGAAATAA